CCTCGGGCTTGCCGTAGTAGCCGGAGAACACCTGCGGGCCGCGCACGAGCAGCTCCCCCGGAGCGCCCTCGTCGACGTCGACGCTCGGGTTCTCGGGATCCACCACCCGGCACTCGGTGCCGGGGAGCGGAAGGCCGACGGTGCCGGGGACCCGGTTGTCCGCGACCGGATTCGCCATCAGCACCGGGGAGCACTCGCTCAGCCCGTACCCCTCGACGAGGAAGCCGTGCGTGGCGGCCTCGAACGGCACCACCAGATCGTGCGGCAGTGCCATCGCCCCGGAGATCGCCACCTCGATGCCGTCGAGGGAGACCCCCCGCTCCGTCGCGGCCATGAGCAGGCGGTCGGCGATCGGCGGCACCAGGGGCAGGAACGTCGCCGGATGCTTCTTCATCACGTCGAGGACCAGGTCGGGGTCGAACTTCGGGAAGAGCACGAGACGCGCTCCCATCGACATCGCGAAGGTCAGGCACAGCGTCAGGCCGTACGCATGGAACATCGGCAGCACCGCGTACACGACGCAGCCCTTGCCGCGCTGGATCGACGGCACCCAGGCACGGGACTGCGCCGCGTTCGCGAGCAGATTGCGATGCGTGAGCGCCGCGCCCTTCGGCGTGCCCGTCGTGCCCGACGTGTATTGGATGATCGCCAGATCGTCGGTCGAGGGAGTGGGGTGCGTGGCGGGGAGCGGTGCGGAGCGCAGCAGCGTCTCCCACGTCACGGTGCCACGGACGCGCGCGGTCAGCGCCGCGCGAGAATCACGGGCCTTGGCCACAGGCAGCCGGAGTGCGACGCGGGTGAGAAGCGGCATCGCCCGCGTCACATCGACCGAGATCAGATTCGTGACCGCGAGGTCGGCGGGGAACTCCTGGACGGTGGCGACGACCTTGTTCCACACGATCGCGTGCTTCGCCCCGTGGTCCTCGAACTGCTTGCGCAGCTCTCGCGGGGTGTAGAGCGGGTTGTGCTCCACCACGACCGCGCCGAGCCGCAGCACGGCGTAGAACGCGATGATGTGCTGAGGGCAGTTCGGGAGGACGATCGCCACAGGATCGCCCGCACGCACACCGAGATCGCGGAGTCCCGCGGCGGCGCGGTCGATCGCGTCCTGCATCCGCGCGTAGGTGGTCTCCCGCCCGAAGAACTGCAGCGCCGGGGCGTCGGGGTAATCCCTGACAGACGCGGCGACGATGTCGATCAGCGATCCGGACACGGGGGAGAGGTCTTCGGGGACGCCTGCGGCGTAGCTGTCGACCCACGGACGAGGAGGCTGGAACGAGCTCACCAGCTCAGCATAGGGGTGGGGGTGTGCTCACGGCGGGGCGACGGCAGGACCGCTGACTACACTGGAAGCGTGTCTGAAATCACCCCTGAACTCGTACGCCATCTCGGCGTGCTCGCGCGCATCCAGCTCAACGACGACGAGGTGACCCGGCTCACGGGCCAGCTCGACGCCATCGTCGACAACATCGCGAAGGTGTCGGAGGTGGCAGGCCCCGAGGTCGCCGCGACGAGCCATCCGATCCCGCTGAGCAACGTCTACCGCCCCGACGTGGTCGGCGAGACCCTGACGCATGAGCAGGTCCTCCAGAACGCACCGGACCAGGCCGACGGCCGCTTCCGCGTCACCGCGATCCTGGGAGAAGAACAGTGAGCGACATCATCCGTCTGACCGCGGCCGAACTCGCCGACAAGCTCGCGAGCCGCGAGATCTCCAGCGTCGAGGCGACCCGCGCGCACCTCGACCGCATCGCGGCCGTCGACGGCGACGTCCACGCCTTCCTGCACGTCAACGAGGGCGCACTCGACGCGGCGGCCGACATCGACGCCCGACGCGCGGCAGGGGAGCAGCTCGGCCCGATCGCCGGCGTCCCCCTCGCCATCAAGGACGTGCTGGTCACGACCGACCAGCCGACCACCAGCGGGTCGCGGATCCTCGAGGGCTACCGCTCTCCGTACGACGCCACCGTCGTCGCCCGCTCTCGTGCGGCCGGACTCATCCCTCTCGGCAAGACCAACATGGACGAGTTCGCCATGGGGTCGTCGACGGAGCACTCGGCGTACGGTCCGACCCGCAACCCGTGGGATCTCGACCGGATCCCCGGCGGGTCCGGCGGCGGGTCCGCCGCGGCCGTCGCCGCCTTCGAGGCGCCTCTCGCGCTCGGATCCGACACGGGCGGTTCGATCCGTCAGCCTGCACACGTCACGGGAACGGTCGGCGTGAAGCCCACCTATGGCGGTGTCAGCCGTTACGGGGCGATCGCCCTCGCCTCGAGCCTCGACCAGGTCGGTCCGGTCACCCGCACAGTGCTCGACGCGGGCCTGCTGCACGACGCGATCGGCGGACACGATCCGAAGGACTCCACGTCGCTGCGCGAGGAGTGGCCGTCGTTCGCGGATGCCGCCCGTGAGGGCGCTCGTGGAGACGTGCTCAAGGGGCTCAAGGTCGGAGTGATCCGTGAGCTGCCCGACAGCGGGTTCCAGCCCGGCGTCGCGGAGTCGTTCCGCAGCGCACTCGCCCTCATGGAGGCGCAGGGGGCGGAGATCGTCGAGATCGGCGCACCGCACTTCGAGTACGGCGTGGCCGCGTACTACCTGATCCTGCCGGCAGAGGCCTCCAGCAACCTCGCGAAGTTCGACTCCGTGCGCTTCGGTCTCCGCGTCACTCCTGACGGCAACCCCACCGTCGAAGACGTCATGTCGGCGACGCGAGACGCCGGTTTCGGCGACGAGGTCAAGCGTCGCATCATCCTGGGCACGTACGCACTGTCGGCGGGGTACTACGACGCGTACTACGGCAGCGCGCAGAAGGTCCGCACGCTCATCCAGCAGGACTTCGACAACGCATTCGCCGAGGTCGACGTGATCGCGACGCCGTCTGCGCCGACCACGGCGTTCAAGATCGGCGAGAAGATCGACGACCCGCTGCAGATGTACCTGAACGACATCACGACCATCCCGGTGAACCTCGCTGGAGTGCCCGGCATCTCGATCCCGAGCGGTCTCGCCTCCGACGACGGTCTGCCCGTCGGCATCCAGTTCATCGCGCCGGCGCGGCAGGACGCCCGTCTCTACAGGGTCGGTGCTGCCGTCGAGACGCTGCTGGTCGATTCGTGGGGGGCTCCGCTCCTCACCCGTGCACCCCAGCTCGCAGGAGGGAACCGCTGATGGCCGCCGCCAAGCTCATGGACTTCGACAAGGCCCTCGAACTGTTCGAGCCCGTCCTCGGATTCGAGGTGCACGTCGAACTCAACACGAACACGAAGATGTTCTCGGACGCGCCGAATCCCGCCAACGAGCTCTACCACGCCGCCGAGCCGAACACGCTGATCGCTCCCGTCGACCTCGGCCTCCCCGGGGCGCTCCCCGTCGTGAACGAGACGGCGATCCGTTCGTCGATCAGCCTCGGCCTCGCGCTCGGATGCTCGATCGCTCCGTCGAGCCGTTTCGCGCGCAAGAACTACTTCTACCCGGATCTCGGCAAGAACTATCAGATCTCCCAGTTCGATGAGCCGATCGCGTTCGAGGGATCCGTCGAGGTCGAGCTCGAAGACGGCACGATCGTGCAGATCCCGATCGAGCGCGCGCATATGGAGGAGGACGCCGGCAAGCTCACGCACATGGGTGGGGCGACCGGCCGCATCCAGGGCGCCGAGTACTCCCTCGTCGACTACAACCGCGCGGGTGTCCCGCTGGTCGAGATCGTCACGAAGGTGATCTTCGGTGCGGAGCACCGCGCCCCCGAGGTCGCCAAGGCCTACGTCGCGACGATCCGCGACATCGTGCGCAGCCTGGGGATCTCCGAGGCTCGACTGGAGCGCGGCAACCTGCGATGCGACGCCAACGTCTCGCTGCGCCCGCGCGGACAGGAGAAGCTCGGCACTCGCACCGAGACGAAGAACGTCAACTCGATGCGCTCGGTCGAGCGTGCCGTCCGCTACGAGATCCAGCGCCAGGCGCAGATCCTCGCTGACGGCGGCACGATCACGCAGGAGACACGTCACTGGCACGAGGACACCGGCACCACCTCGCCCGGTCGTCCGAAGTCGGATGCCGACGACTACCGCTACTTCCCTGAGCCCGACCTCGTTCCGGTGGAGCCGGCGCCCGAGCTGATCGAGGAGCTGCGCGCGCAGCTGCCCGAGCAGCCCGTGGCTCGTCGCCGTCGGCTCATGGCCGAGTGGGCGTTCACCGACCTGGAGTTCCAGGATGTGCGCAACGGCGGCCTGCTCGATGTCGTCGAGGCGACGATCGCGGCCGGGGCCGCACCGGCCTCGGCGCGCAAGTGGTGGACGGGTGAGATCACCCGCCTCGCGAACGCGCAGGAGAAGGATGCGGCGCAGCTGATCTCGCCGCAGAACGTCGCCGCCCTGCAGAAGCTCGTCGATGCGGGGACCCTCACCGACAAGCTCGCACGCCAGGTGCTCGAGGGCGTCATCGCCGGCGAGGGCACGCCGCAAGAGGTCGTCGACAGCCGCGGTCTGGCCGTGGTCTCCGACGACGGAGCGCTCATCGCCGCCATCGACCAGGCCCTGGCTGCACAGCCCGACGTGCTCGCCAAGATCAAGGACGGCAAGGTGCAGGCCGCCGGGGCCGTCATCGGCGCCGTGATGAAGGCGATGAAGGGCCAGGCCGACGCCGCGCGCGTCCGCGAACTCGTTCTCGAGCGCGCTGCGCAGTAACCGGGTCCCCCGGGCCTCATGTCGGAGGTCCGGGGGACAATGGTCTCATGGGACACGGTGATGGCAGAGGGCGCATCGTCTCGCCCGCCGACGCCGATGATGCAGGTACGAGCATCCTCCATGTCGACATGGATGCGTTCTACGCCGCGGTCGAGGTGCTCGACGACCCGACTCTTCGTGGGCTGCCGCTGATCATCGGAGCGCCCGATGGTCGGTCCGTGGTCTCGAGCGCGTCCTACGAGGCGCGCCGCTACGGAGTTCGCGCCGCCATGCCGGTGTCTCAGGCCTTGCGCCTGTGCCCCTCGGCGAGGATCGTGCCCCCGCACTTCCCTCGATACCACGAGGTCTCGCGCCAGGTGATGGCGATCTTCGAGTCCTTCACCCCTCTCGTCGAGCCGCTGTCGGTCGACGAGGCTTTTCTGGATGTCCGCGGCGTGCGCCGTCTGTGGGGGAGTCCCGCCCGGATCGCTCAGCTGGTGCGCGAGCGCGTGCACGATGAGGTCGGCATCACCTGCAGCGTCGGGGTCGCCGCGACCAAGCACGTGGCCAAGATCGCCTCCACGGTCTCGAAGCCGGACGGCATGCTCGTCGTCGCCGCAGCCGACACGCAGGCGTTCCTCGATCCACGCTCGGTCCGCGCGATGTGGGGCGTGGGCCCGAAGGCCGCTGAGGCACTGGAGGGGCGCGGCATCCGCACGATCCGCGACATCCGCACCGCATCGCGCCCCGTGCTCGACCGAGCCGTCGGACCCGCTCTGGCCACCAGATTGACGCAACTCGCCCGCGGCGAAGACGCTCGCTCCGTCGAGACCGAGCGCATCGAGAAGAGCATCGGTCATGAGGAGACGTTCGACACCGATGTCACCGATCGCTCGTACCTTCGGGCGGAGCTGCTTCGTCTCGCCGATCGGGTGGGCGCTCGACTGCGCAGGGCGGAATGGGAGACGTCGACCGTCGCCATCAAAGTGCGCTTCGACGACTTCCGCACGCTCAGCCGTTCGCTGACGCTCCCGGAGCCCACAGCGGTGAGTCAGCGGATCGGCGAGGCCGCTCAGGCGCTCTTCGACCAGATCGACCGGCGTGACCCTGTGCGGCTCGTCGGTGTGCGGGCGGAGAAGCTGCGGCCCGCCGGAAGGGGCGGTTTCGGTCTCTGGGACGACGACGAGGACTGGCGTCGGGTCGAGGGGGCGGTCGATGACGCCGTGGCTCGCTTCGGGTCGGCGATGATCGGTCGGGCGCGCCACATCGGCCGAGGCGAGGGCCGGGGGTCTGCTCAGCATCCGAAGGCGCACGGAGTGGATTGACCCCTCGACCGTGCGTCGACTGGGCTAGCGTGGGGGAATGCCCAACATTGCACTGGAACTCGGAAAGCAGACGGCGTCGTTCGGCGTGAAGAGCGCGTACGGCGAGACGCTGGATGTCGACGGCGTGAGCATCACTCCGGTCGCGTTCACGTATTCAGGCTTCGGCGGAGGCAGCGGCGACGGCGCAGAGGGTGGCGGCGGTGGCGGTGTGTCCGTGCCGGTCGGCGTCTACGTGCGCCGTGAGGAAGGACTCAGGTTCGAGCCGAACATCGTCACTCTGATCGTCGTCGCCATCCCGTTCGTCTGGACCGCAGGACGCGCTCTCTCTCGCATCATCCGTGCCCTCAAGAAGTGACGATCCCGTCGCGGCCGCTCTCGAGCTGGCCGCGACGTCGATCATCGCCGACGTGCGCGCCCTCGCCGCGTCGAACCCGGTCGTCCTGATCGATGGCCGCAGCGGGGCGGGCAAGACCACGCTCGCCCGCACGCTCGTCGAGCGGTGGCCGATCGCGGGACGCGTGCAGCTGATCGCTCTCGACTCCCTCTACCCCGGGTGGGATGGGCTGGAGGAGGGCGTGTCGCGCGCTCTCGACGGGATTCTCCGGCCGCACGGTCGCGGGTGCCTCGGGTCCTGGCAGCGCTGGGATTGGGGTGCGGGCACGGAGGCCGAGACTCACGCGGTCGATCCCGCCCTCGGCGTCATCGTGGAGGGCAGCGGGATACTCACGCCGGCGACGGCCGCGATCGCCGACGTGGCCATCTGGCTGGAGTCGGGGGAGAGCGGACGCAAGACACGGGCGCTGCGACGTGACGGTGACACCTATCGGCCGCACTGGGATCGCTGGGCGGCGCAGGAGCAAGATCACATCGTCCTCGACGATCCACGGGGCCTCGCGACGCGCGTCGTTGAAGTGCCATGACACCAGGGCGCGCCCGAGTCAGAGCAGTTCGTCGGCGGCCTCGATGATGAGCTCCAGGCGGTATCCGAGCCAGTCGTAGACTCCGAACCTCGCATCGTCCGGATCGTGGTCTTCGTCGGACTCGATGCCCAATCGCGCGGCGATCACGAGTCGCAGCGACGTGAGAGTGCGCATCCACGCGTCGACGTCCGATTCCGGGATCTCGATGACGTGCTCTTCGAACGCTTCGGACTGTGTGATCGCAT
The sequence above is a segment of the Microbacterium sp. Root553 genome. Coding sequences within it:
- a CDS encoding long-chain-fatty-acid--CoA ligase codes for the protein MSSFQPPRPWVDSYAAGVPEDLSPVSGSLIDIVAASVRDYPDAPALQFFGRETTYARMQDAIDRAAAGLRDLGVRAGDPVAIVLPNCPQHIIAFYAVLRLGAVVVEHNPLYTPRELRKQFEDHGAKHAIVWNKVVATVQEFPADLAVTNLISVDVTRAMPLLTRVALRLPVAKARDSRAALTARVRGTVTWETLLRSAPLPATHPTPSTDDLAIIQYTSGTTGTPKGAALTHRNLLANAAQSRAWVPSIQRGKGCVVYAVLPMFHAYGLTLCLTFAMSMGARLVLFPKFDPDLVLDVMKKHPATFLPLVPPIADRLLMAATERGVSLDGIEVAISGAMALPHDLVVPFEAATHGFLVEGYGLSECSPVLMANPVADNRVPGTVGLPLPGTECRVVDPENPSVDVDEGAPGELLVRGPQVFSGYYGKPEETEAVFINGWFRTGDIVTIDPAGFIRIVDRIKELIITGGFNVAPTEVENALRQHPLVVDAAVVGLPSEHSGEEVVAAIVVDGAADVDVEAIREYARSILTPYKVPRRVFVVDELPKSLIGKVLRRQVRERLLALSAS
- the gatA gene encoding Asp-tRNA(Asn)/Glu-tRNA(Gln) amidotransferase subunit GatA, with product MSDIIRLTAAELADKLASREISSVEATRAHLDRIAAVDGDVHAFLHVNEGALDAAADIDARRAAGEQLGPIAGVPLAIKDVLVTTDQPTTSGSRILEGYRSPYDATVVARSRAAGLIPLGKTNMDEFAMGSSTEHSAYGPTRNPWDLDRIPGGSGGGSAAAVAAFEAPLALGSDTGGSIRQPAHVTGTVGVKPTYGGVSRYGAIALASSLDQVGPVTRTVLDAGLLHDAIGGHDPKDSTSLREEWPSFADAAREGARGDVLKGLKVGVIRELPDSGFQPGVAESFRSALALMEAQGAEIVEIGAPHFEYGVAAYYLILPAEASSNLAKFDSVRFGLRVTPDGNPTVEDVMSATRDAGFGDEVKRRIILGTYALSAGYYDAYYGSAQKVRTLIQQDFDNAFAEVDVIATPSAPTTAFKIGEKIDDPLQMYLNDITTIPVNLAGVPGISIPSGLASDDGLPVGIQFIAPARQDARLYRVGAAVETLLVDSWGAPLLTRAPQLAGGNR
- the dinB gene encoding DNA polymerase IV; its protein translation is MGHGDGRGRIVSPADADDAGTSILHVDMDAFYAAVEVLDDPTLRGLPLIIGAPDGRSVVSSASYEARRYGVRAAMPVSQALRLCPSARIVPPHFPRYHEVSRQVMAIFESFTPLVEPLSVDEAFLDVRGVRRLWGSPARIAQLVRERVHDEVGITCSVGVAATKHVAKIASTVSKPDGMLVVAAADTQAFLDPRSVRAMWGVGPKAAEALEGRGIRTIRDIRTASRPVLDRAVGPALATRLTQLARGEDARSVETERIEKSIGHEETFDTDVTDRSYLRAELLRLADRVGARLRRAEWETSTVAIKVRFDDFRTLSRSLTLPEPTAVSQRIGEAAQALFDQIDRRDPVRLVGVRAEKLRPAGRGGFGLWDDDEDWRRVEGAVDDAVARFGSAMIGRARHIGRGEGRGSAQHPKAHGVD
- the gatB gene encoding Asp-tRNA(Asn)/Glu-tRNA(Gln) amidotransferase subunit GatB, with translation MAAAKLMDFDKALELFEPVLGFEVHVELNTNTKMFSDAPNPANELYHAAEPNTLIAPVDLGLPGALPVVNETAIRSSISLGLALGCSIAPSSRFARKNYFYPDLGKNYQISQFDEPIAFEGSVEVELEDGTIVQIPIERAHMEEDAGKLTHMGGATGRIQGAEYSLVDYNRAGVPLVEIVTKVIFGAEHRAPEVAKAYVATIRDIVRSLGISEARLERGNLRCDANVSLRPRGQEKLGTRTETKNVNSMRSVERAVRYEIQRQAQILADGGTITQETRHWHEDTGTTSPGRPKSDADDYRYFPEPDLVPVEPAPELIEELRAQLPEQPVARRRRLMAEWAFTDLEFQDVRNGGLLDVVEATIAAGAAPASARKWWTGEITRLANAQEKDAAQLISPQNVAALQKLVDAGTLTDKLARQVLEGVIAGEGTPQEVVDSRGLAVVSDDGALIAAIDQALAAQPDVLAKIKDGKVQAAGAVIGAVMKAMKGQADAARVRELVLERAAQ
- the gatC gene encoding Asp-tRNA(Asn)/Glu-tRNA(Gln) amidotransferase subunit GatC translates to MSEITPELVRHLGVLARIQLNDDEVTRLTGQLDAIVDNIAKVSEVAGPEVAATSHPIPLSNVYRPDVVGETLTHEQVLQNAPDQADGRFRVTAILGEEQ